One genomic window of Sphingobacterium oryzagri includes the following:
- the guaA gene encoding glutamine-hydrolyzing GMP synthase, producing the protein MSEKIIILDFGSQYTQLIARRVRELNVYCEIHPFNNLPEFDDTVKGVIFSGSPHSVRQAEAPQIAFEAIQERYPLLGVCYGAQYLAQQSGGEVLPSEIREYGRANLQFVDSDNELLAGVPTQSQVWMSHGDTIKEVPANFRIIASTDKVRVAAYHIEGTRTFGIQFHPEVTHSTDGQVLLKNFVVNICGCAQDWTSTAFAETTISELKEQLGDDHVIMALSGGVDSTVAAVLLHEAIGKNLHCIFVDHGLLRKNEYEQVLDSYKNMGLNIKGINAKDLFYGRLAGVSEPEQKRKIIGAAFIDVFDQAAKDIQNELPDGLEAKWLGQGTIYPDIIESVSVKGPSATIKSHHNVGGLPDFMKLKVVEPLKTLFKDEVRRVGKTLAVDPAILGRHPFPGPGLAIRVLGDITEEKVRILQEADDIYIRNLKESGWYDKVWQAGTIFLPVQSVGVMGDERTYEHVVALRAVGSLDGMTADWIHLPYDLLAKISNEIINHVKGINRVVYDISSKPPATIEWE; encoded by the coding sequence ATGTCCGAAAAAATTATCATTCTTGATTTTGGCTCGCAGTATACGCAGTTAATAGCACGCCGTGTACGTGAGCTTAATGTTTATTGTGAAATTCACCCATTTAATAATTTACCTGAATTTGATGACACAGTTAAAGGTGTTATTTTTTCAGGAAGTCCGCACTCTGTCCGTCAGGCGGAGGCGCCGCAAATTGCATTTGAAGCCATTCAAGAGCGATACCCGCTGTTGGGCGTTTGTTATGGGGCGCAATATTTAGCGCAGCAGTCTGGCGGCGAGGTATTGCCTTCAGAAATCAGAGAATATGGACGTGCTAATTTGCAATTTGTAGATAGCGATAATGAGTTGTTAGCCGGCGTGCCGACACAATCTCAAGTGTGGATGTCACACGGCGACACCATTAAAGAAGTGCCTGCCAATTTCCGGATTATTGCCAGTACAGATAAAGTACGTGTTGCAGCCTACCACATCGAGGGGACTCGCACATTTGGAATACAGTTTCACCCGGAAGTGACGCACAGCACCGACGGACAGGTTTTGTTAAAAAACTTCGTAGTAAATATTTGTGGTTGTGCGCAAGATTGGACATCCACGGCCTTTGCAGAAACAACAATTTCAGAATTGAAAGAGCAGTTAGGCGATGACCATGTTATCATGGCACTTTCTGGCGGGGTTGATTCTACGGTTGCGGCCGTGTTATTACACGAAGCAATCGGCAAAAATCTGCACTGTATTTTTGTAGACCACGGCTTATTACGTAAGAATGAATACGAGCAAGTATTAGATTCTTATAAGAATATGGGCCTGAATATAAAAGGTATTAATGCGAAGGACTTGTTTTACGGCAGACTAGCTGGCGTTTCGGAACCGGAGCAAAAAAGAAAAATTATTGGAGCAGCTTTTATCGACGTTTTCGATCAAGCGGCTAAAGATATTCAAAATGAACTTCCAGATGGACTGGAGGCTAAATGGCTAGGGCAGGGAACGATCTATCCCGATATTATCGAATCGGTTTCGGTCAAAGGGCCTTCTGCTACGATTAAATCACACCACAATGTTGGCGGTCTTCCAGATTTTATGAAACTGAAAGTAGTGGAGCCGTTAAAAACATTGTTTAAAGATGAAGTAAGACGTGTGGGTAAAACTTTAGCTGTCGATCCTGCTATTCTTGGTCGTCACCCTTTTCCGGGACCGGGACTAGCAATTCGTGTTTTAGGCGACATTACGGAAGAAAAGGTACGAATTTTGCAAGAAGCAGATGACATCTACATTCGCAACCTGAAAGAATCGGGTTGGTATGATAAAGTTTGGCAAGCGGGTACGATCTTTTTACCTGTACAGTCTGTCGGCGTAATGGGCGATGAGCGTACTTATGAACATGTGGTTGCGTTGCGCGCTGTAGGTTCATTGGATGGTATGACTGCTGATTGGATTCACCTGCCTTACGATTTGTTAGCAAAAATTTCGAATGAGATCATCAATCATGTTAAAGGAATCAACCGAGTTGTCTATGACATTAGTTCAAAACCACCAGCAACGATTGAGTGGGAATAA
- a CDS encoding DUF5686 and carboxypeptidase regulatory-like domain-containing protein has protein sequence MRYFYLLIATLLPFLSHAQVSGTVTNQDKKPLPAVSVLVKNSYLGTSTNTDGEFSLSKVPPGTHTLIFKSLGYQTLEKTIAVDGSKIQLAITLEEDKQVLEEVVITNTENPALRIIKQAIKHRAANGNKIDKYEADFYSKGIMRMENLPKKMAKAASEEIPGLDSTGAGVIYLSETVSKISFQKPNKLYEEIVASKVSGNDRGFSFNTAIGANFDFYSNTVDLGTGIISPIANQALSYYQFKLLNIHEEDGQRVYEIQVKPKRDKEPVVDGVIYIVDDSWEIYAIDFTIPGYRTQQPVLDSISLVQHYAWHAQDKRWTKSMQRISFSLGFFGIKANGSYLQNFSNYTFVESFPKGTFGSTITKINTGANLMDSLYWKEARPIELTEEERLDYALKDSVQIIRTSRPYLDSVDRVRNKFRVLDPIMGYAYRDSYRNYKIEYVGLSNLNKSSFNAVQGFTFTAAVNATFGKNETGPLTTFNNDFQYAFAEQKLRFYADYQHRFNTKNYAIVNFEFGNQAVPFNEGQGVLPLINNFSSLWFKDNYIQLYQREQVKLQYAQNISTPLRLFLSAAWAKRSALVNHTNYSFFRREERYVSNNPLAPEDYENAPFTTNSVLEFGAALRWVVGQKSIERPDATFLLRDNRFPVFLLGFKQAFNITDKDLSYQHIFGSVSQTQRIGTWGVLSGRINAGKFLHADDIPLMDYKHFAGNQTHVATGSVYDNNFLLLPYYSHSSKDAYLQLHAEHDFKGYFFNKVPLLQYLQWGLIAGYHQLATTERKPYHEFTLGIDNIGWGKYRLFRVDYVRSLEGRQQVHGVVVGIKLLGILN, from the coding sequence ATGAGATATTTTTATCTGCTTATTGCTACTCTACTACCATTTTTAAGCCACGCACAGGTGTCGGGCACGGTGACAAACCAAGACAAAAAGCCGCTTCCTGCCGTCAGTGTACTGGTCAAAAACAGTTACCTGGGCACATCGACCAATACCGATGGCGAATTTTCGTTGAGCAAGGTTCCACCCGGCACACATACGTTGATTTTTAAAAGTTTGGGTTATCAAACGCTGGAAAAGACTATTGCTGTTGATGGTTCCAAGATACAATTAGCGATTACGCTGGAGGAAGACAAGCAAGTATTGGAAGAGGTCGTGATAACCAACACAGAAAATCCTGCGCTACGCATTATTAAACAAGCAATCAAACATCGAGCGGCCAATGGCAATAAAATAGACAAATATGAAGCTGATTTCTATTCGAAAGGGATTATGCGCATGGAAAACCTACCTAAAAAAATGGCGAAAGCCGCTTCCGAAGAGATACCAGGTTTAGACTCTACGGGGGCAGGCGTTATCTATCTTTCGGAAACGGTATCCAAAATTAGCTTTCAAAAGCCCAACAAATTATATGAGGAAATCGTCGCATCAAAAGTTAGCGGTAACGACCGGGGATTTAGCTTTAACACCGCGATAGGCGCCAATTTCGATTTTTACAGCAATACGGTTGATCTCGGAACCGGAATTATCTCGCCAATTGCGAATCAGGCGCTGAGCTATTATCAGTTCAAATTGCTGAATATTCATGAAGAAGACGGCCAGCGTGTCTATGAAATACAAGTGAAGCCTAAAAGAGACAAAGAGCCGGTCGTAGATGGTGTAATCTATATCGTAGACGACAGTTGGGAGATATACGCTATTGATTTTACTATTCCAGGATATCGAACGCAACAGCCTGTATTAGATAGCATATCATTGGTGCAACATTATGCCTGGCACGCGCAAGATAAGCGCTGGACGAAATCCATGCAACGTATCAGCTTTAGTCTGGGATTCTTCGGTATCAAAGCCAACGGCAGTTATTTGCAGAATTTCTCGAACTACACATTTGTAGAATCTTTTCCTAAAGGCACGTTTGGCAGTACGATCACCAAAATCAACACCGGAGCAAATTTGATGGATTCTCTGTATTGGAAGGAAGCCAGACCAATTGAACTCACCGAGGAAGAGCGCTTAGACTACGCCCTGAAAGACAGTGTGCAAATTATCCGCACGAGTCGGCCGTACCTTGATTCGGTCGATCGTGTAAGAAACAAGTTCCGTGTGCTCGATCCGATTATGGGTTACGCCTACCGAGATTCTTATCGGAACTATAAAATCGAATATGTAGGCTTGTCAAACCTCAATAAGTCGAGCTTTAACGCCGTACAAGGCTTTACGTTTACAGCGGCAGTAAACGCTACGTTTGGTAAAAACGAAACCGGGCCACTAACCACATTCAATAACGATTTTCAGTATGCTTTTGCTGAGCAAAAGCTGCGTTTCTATGCAGATTATCAGCATCGATTTAATACCAAAAACTATGCTATCGTAAACTTCGAGTTTGGCAATCAGGCGGTGCCGTTCAATGAAGGACAGGGTGTGCTGCCGCTGATAAATAATTTCTCTTCCCTTTGGTTTAAAGATAATTATATCCAGCTCTATCAACGAGAACAGGTTAAACTGCAATATGCGCAAAATATTAGCACGCCTTTACGGTTATTTCTTTCGGCCGCATGGGCAAAACGCAGTGCATTGGTAAATCATACGAACTATTCATTTTTTCGCAGAGAAGAGCGCTATGTTTCCAACAATCCGCTTGCACCAGAAGATTATGAAAACGCGCCATTCACAACAAATAGCGTTTTGGAGTTTGGCGCAGCCTTGCGCTGGGTCGTCGGACAAAAATCAATCGAACGGCCAGATGCCACATTTCTTTTACGAGACAACCGCTTTCCAGTATTCTTATTGGGATTCAAACAAGCTTTCAATATCACCGATAAAGACCTCAGCTACCAGCATATATTCGGTTCGGTCAGCCAAACGCAGCGTATCGGCACATGGGGCGTGTTAAGCGGACGCATTAACGCTGGAAAATTTTTGCATGCCGACGATATTCCTTTAATGGATTACAAGCACTTTGCAGGCAACCAAACGCATGTGGCCACCGGATCAGTTTACGACAATAACTTCCTGCTACTGCCCTACTACAGCCACAGCAGCAAAGACGCGTACCTACAATTGCATGCGGAGCATGATTTTAAAGGTTATTTTTTTAACAAGGTGCCGTTGTTGCAATATTTGCAATGGGGGCTTATCGCAGGTTATCACCAGCTCGCAACGACGGAGCGAAAACCTTATCATGAATTTACACTTGGTATAGATAACATCGGTTGGGGAAAATATCGACTTTTCAGGGTTGACTACGTACGGTCGTTAGAAGGCCGCCAACAGGTTCACGGGGTCGTGGTTGGCATTAAACTACTGGGGATTTTAAATTGA
- a CDS encoding ABC transporter substrate-binding protein, whose translation MTLVQNHQQRLSGNKLLLALGLALTLGACSPKVGVLRSPDHRGADVGSTTGGSDKAGSSKTNESGAEVGTPSKRVLDNSISLVLPFQLDRLNPQALSKEDVKRSSVALDFYQGFQLGLDELAKQGKSFALNVIDSRDNETRNSAIAQSDDVSESALIVGPVYPKEIQAFGRSFSDKAVLQINPLAASRASDFNLSNLVSLTPSIDVHTRAMANRAARDYSTGDVVIIYNTSDNDARQFLSGFMSEIKRLKPAAQIKSVSSITQLNESLTTTGNNLLVTGTTDKFQLRTLLNNLEAKSNESFYSFNLYGHPLWDRIDFSMYENFSNYNPVISVESHLKGWTTNVKQFKDLYYNLYGVNPSDYSYKGYDAAKYFGGLLAKYGTKYASHITKENFDGLFSAYAFEHNDAWGYVNNAVTYKLYRGSAFQLN comes from the coding sequence ATGACATTAGTTCAAAACCACCAGCAACGATTGAGTGGGAATAAACTTTTACTGGCGTTAGGCCTGGCGCTCACTTTGGGCGCCTGTTCGCCTAAGGTCGGTGTTTTACGTTCGCCAGACCATCGTGGAGCCGATGTAGGTAGCACCACTGGCGGAAGCGATAAAGCTGGTAGCAGCAAAACCAACGAATCAGGCGCTGAAGTTGGAACCCCAAGCAAGCGTGTGTTGGATAACAGCATCTCCCTTGTACTACCGTTTCAGCTAGATCGTTTAAATCCACAGGCGTTATCCAAAGAAGACGTAAAGCGCTCGTCGGTAGCACTTGATTTTTATCAGGGATTTCAACTGGGGCTTGACGAATTGGCCAAGCAAGGTAAATCATTTGCTCTTAATGTCATCGATTCGCGCGATAACGAAACACGAAATTCAGCCATTGCTCAATCGGATGATGTATCGGAGTCGGCTTTGATCGTTGGACCTGTATATCCAAAAGAAATACAAGCGTTTGGTCGCAGTTTTTCAGATAAAGCGGTCTTGCAGATCAATCCATTGGCGGCATCGCGTGCGAGCGACTTTAACCTGAGCAATCTGGTATCGTTAACACCATCGATTGATGTGCACACGCGGGCCATGGCCAACCGTGCTGCGCGAGACTACAGTACCGGCGACGTTGTGATTATCTACAATACAAGCGATAATGATGCGCGCCAGTTTCTAAGCGGCTTTATGTCGGAAATCAAAAGACTGAAACCCGCCGCACAAATCAAATCGGTGTCGTCGATTACGCAACTAAACGAATCGTTGACCACTACGGGAAACAATTTGTTGGTAACCGGAACAACAGACAAGTTTCAGCTGCGCACATTACTGAACAATTTGGAAGCGAAATCAAACGAGTCTTTTTATAGCTTTAATTTATACGGGCACCCGCTATGGGACCGGATAGATTTTAGCATGTACGAAAACTTTTCCAATTACAATCCGGTCATTTCTGTCGAAAGCCATTTAAAAGGTTGGACAACGAACGTTAAACAATTTAAGGATTTGTACTACAATTTGTACGGTGTTAATCCTTCTGATTATTCGTATAAAGGGTATGACGCGGCCAAATATTTTGGCGGTTTGCTTGCAAAATACGGAACCAAGTATGCGTCGCATATCACAAAGGAGAATTTTGATGGTTTATTCAGCGCCTACGCATTTGAGCATAATGATGCCTGGGGCTATGTAAACAATGCCGTAACCTATAAACTATACAGAGGTTCCGCTTTTCAACTAAATTAA
- a CDS encoding RsmB/NOP family class I SAM-dependent RNA methyltransferase, whose translation MPEINQRRVEQQIRNFSRALEAYDHSEPFSRFLTKFFKENKQMGASDRRMTSRLCYNLFRLGQALPALSVQERLIIAEFLCEETSDVVGLYRPAWLANISSPLPDKIDFLAAQGISVREGLFPFSSLLSSGVDAEAFLTSQLVQPDLFIRVQKHAVHIVEAELTKNGIAFTQEGNHAYRLPNRSNLQALNQIAGLYEVQDLSSQHSLDFAQVEKNSSWWDACAASGGKSLLLLEKQFAVNLLVSDVRLSILRNLDERFEKARVNRPYRKKVLDLTENIDHLLHGEQFDGIILDAPCSGSGTWGRTPEMIQQFSVAKIKDFTDLQRKIAKQAVKFLKPEGQLIYITCSVFEEENEGMLQFLQENCGLLVEEQQLIEGYQRKSDSMFAARLRKI comes from the coding sequence ATGCCAGAAATCAACCAACGCCGGGTAGAGCAGCAAATACGCAACTTCAGCCGCGCGTTAGAAGCTTACGATCATAGCGAGCCTTTCAGCCGCTTTTTAACCAAGTTTTTTAAAGAAAATAAACAAATGGGGGCATCCGATAGACGGATGACTTCACGTTTATGTTATAATCTATTTCGATTAGGACAAGCCTTACCCGCATTGTCTGTACAGGAAAGATTGATCATTGCCGAGTTTCTTTGCGAAGAAACCAGCGATGTCGTTGGCCTTTATCGGCCAGCATGGCTTGCAAACATATCCTCACCATTGCCGGATAAAATTGATTTTTTGGCGGCGCAGGGTATTTCGGTGCGCGAAGGACTCTTTCCGTTTAGCTCGTTGCTTTCATCGGGCGTCGACGCCGAAGCCTTTTTAACAAGCCAGCTTGTGCAGCCTGATTTATTTATCCGGGTGCAAAAGCACGCCGTGCATATTGTCGAAGCCGAATTGACGAAAAACGGGATTGCTTTTACCCAGGAGGGTAACCACGCGTATCGGCTACCGAATCGAAGCAATTTGCAGGCATTAAACCAGATAGCGGGTTTGTATGAAGTGCAAGACCTTTCTTCACAACATAGTTTAGATTTTGCGCAGGTGGAGAAAAACAGCAGTTGGTGGGATGCCTGTGCGGCATCGGGCGGCAAATCATTGCTGTTGTTAGAAAAACAGTTTGCGGTGAACTTGTTAGTTTCGGATGTACGATTAAGCATTTTAAGGAATTTAGACGAGCGTTTTGAAAAAGCGCGTGTCAACAGACCTTACCGTAAAAAGGTATTGGATCTAACTGAAAATATCGACCATTTGCTGCATGGTGAACAATTTGACGGTATTATCCTGGACGCGCCCTGTTCGGGTTCAGGCACTTGGGGTCGCACACCAGAAATGATCCAACAATTTTCGGTCGCGAAGATTAAAGATTTTACCGATTTGCAACGAAAAATCGCTAAGCAAGCTGTGAAATTCCTGAAACCGGAAGGCCAATTGATCTATATCACATGCTCTGTTTTTGAGGAAGAGAATGAAGGGATGCTGCAATTTTTGCAAGAAAATTGCGGATTATTGGTCGAAGAGCAGCAGCTTATTGAAGGTTATCAACGAAAATCGGACAGCATGTTTGCTGCCCGACTACGAAAAATCTAG